Proteins encoded together in one Pseudomonadota bacterium window:
- a CDS encoding DUF1800 domain-containing protein produces MLMSEHAERRFGLGPRAGQPPAGAPADDPAVSLLRQLDRFNPRPAMIAAAPSRQTIARATADYLDTLRANGVIGNDGNVSRPNSMSQQNGAALNREIRKFIGRSALDFYAGSVNARIDSATQSDTGFAERLVHFWANHFAVSVEKPLVLGFAGLHEFEAIRPNIMGRFADLLKAASLHPAMLIYLDQIQSIGPDSVAARFVNRRRNNRQRGLNENLAREILELHSLGVRGGYDQNDVVQLAHALTGWTVSGLSRGRLAQRLNLDGNYGAAAFAEPLHQPGTAQVMGRRYSQSGAGQSLAILDDLAVHPSTARHIATKLARHFAADDPPSSLVNQLEEDFLKTGGDLASLYRRLVNAPEVWQAKGKYTTPWEWAVAASRIHRGTALPAKHLLNMMRRMGQQPWRPGSPAGFGDQQSDWLGPDTLFKRVEVSRLIAGRTPADLDVPTLARQIFPQSLSASTALELSRAESSRQAYAMLLMSPEFLRR; encoded by the coding sequence ATGCTGATGTCGGAACATGCCGAACGTCGCTTTGGCCTTGGACCCAGAGCCGGGCAGCCACCTGCTGGTGCTCCCGCCGATGATCCTGCCGTCTCTCTGCTGCGCCAGCTCGACCGGTTCAACCCGCGCCCGGCCATGATCGCCGCTGCGCCGTCGCGCCAGACCATTGCCAGGGCCACTGCCGATTATCTCGACACGCTGCGTGCCAATGGGGTGATCGGTAATGACGGCAATGTGAGCCGTCCCAATAGCATGAGTCAGCAGAATGGCGCTGCTCTAAACCGTGAGATCCGCAAGTTTATCGGTCGCTCCGCGCTCGATTTCTATGCTGGATCGGTAAACGCACGTATCGATAGTGCAACGCAGAGCGATACCGGTTTTGCCGAAAGACTGGTGCATTTCTGGGCCAACCATTTTGCGGTATCGGTTGAAAAGCCGTTGGTGCTAGGCTTTGCCGGGCTACATGAGTTCGAGGCTATCCGCCCCAATATCATGGGCCGTTTTGCCGATCTGCTGAAGGCGGCATCGCTGCACCCGGCGATGCTGATCTATCTCGATCAGATACAATCGATCGGCCCTGACAGCGTTGCGGCGCGCTTTGTCAACCGGCGGCGCAATAATCGGCAACGTGGACTCAACGAGAATCTGGCACGTGAGATCCTCGAGCTACACAGCCTTGGTGTGCGTGGTGGTTATGACCAAAATGACGTGGTGCAGCTGGCACATGCTCTGACCGGATGGACGGTGAGTGGCCTGTCACGCGGGCGATTGGCACAGCGGCTCAATCTCGACGGGAATTACGGCGCGGCCGCGTTCGCCGAACCGTTGCACCAGCCGGGTACGGCGCAGGTAATGGGTCGGCGTTACAGCCAGTCGGGCGCAGGTCAGTCGCTGGCCATCCTTGACGATCTGGCAGTGCATCCGTCGACGGCGCGGCATATTGCCACCAAGCTGGCACGGCATTTTGCCGCCGATGATCCGCCGTCATCGCTGGTGAACCAGCTTGAAGAGGACTTCCTGAAAACCGGCGGCGACCTTGCCAGCCTCTACCGTAGGCTGGTGAATGCACCCGAAGTGTGGCAGGCCAAAGGCAAATACACCACGCCCTGGGAATGGGCGGTTGCCGCCAGCCGGATTCATCGTGGCACTGCATTACCGGCGAAGCATCTGCTCAACATGATGCGGCGCATGGGGCAGCAACCCTGGCGGCCCGGATCGCCTGCAGGCTTTGGTGACCAGCAGAGTGACTGGCTCGGCCCCGATACGCTGTTCAAGCGGGTCGAAGTCAGTCGTCTGATTGCGGGCCGCACGCCCGCCGATCTCGATGTCCCGACATTGGCGCGTCAGATTTTCCCGCAAAGTCTCAGTGCTTCCACCGCGCTTGAGCTTAGTCGTGCAGAAAGTTCCAGACAGGCCTACGCGATGCTGCTGATGAGTCCGGAGTTTCTGAGGAGATGA
- the mmsB gene encoding 3-hydroxyisobutyrate dehydrogenase, which produces MSKIGFIGLGNMGGGMAANLVKAGHEVTAFDLSGEALAKAGAAGCEPVSEADQAVLGMDAVITMLPAGKHVRSVYANTVIMSGSPGAIVLDCSTIDVDTARDISDMAHAKKMFPVDAPVSGGIAAANGGTLTFMVGGSAEAFAKAEPILADMGKAVIHAGSNGAGQAAKICNNMLLGSTMAATCETFKLAENLGLDLQTFYDISSQASGQSWSMTSYCPVPGVGPQSPADNGYEGGFAAALMLKDMRLALEAARSAKASVPMGERAEALYAAFVEADSQGLDFSGIITALDSISQA; this is translated from the coding sequence ATGAGCAAAATCGGATTTATCGGTCTCGGCAATATGGGCGGAGGCATGGCTGCCAATCTGGTCAAGGCCGGGCATGAAGTGACAGCTTTCGATCTGTCGGGCGAGGCACTGGCCAAGGCAGGGGCCGCCGGATGTGAGCCGGTATCCGAAGCCGACCAGGCGGTGCTCGGCATGGACGCGGTGATCACCATGCTGCCAGCGGGCAAACATGTGCGCAGCGTTTATGCCAACACCGTTATCATGTCGGGATCGCCCGGAGCCATCGTGCTCGACTGCTCGACCATCGACGTCGATACCGCGCGAGATATCTCCGATATGGCGCATGCCAAGAAGATGTTTCCTGTCGATGCTCCGGTCTCAGGCGGTATTGCCGCAGCCAATGGCGGCACGCTGACCTTCATGGTGGGCGGCAGTGCGGAAGCCTTTGCCAAGGCGGAACCGATTCTTGCCGATATGGGCAAGGCGGTGATCCATGCCGGGAGCAATGGCGCCGGGCAGGCTGCCAAAATCTGCAATAATATGCTCCTCGGATCGACCATGGCGGCGACCTGTGAGACTTTCAAGCTGGCAGAAAATCTGGGTCTCGATTTGCAAACCTTCTATGATATTTCCAGCCAGGCATCGGGCCAGAGCTGGTCGATGACAAGCTATTGCCCGGTGCCAGGCGTCGGTCCGCAAAGCCCGGCCGATAATGGCTATGAGGGTGGTTTTGCTGCGGCGCTGATGCTCAAGGACATGCGTCTGGCGCTGGAAGCGGCACGCTCGGCAAAAGCGTCAGTTCCTATGGGTGAGCGTGCAGAGGCGCTTTACGCTGCTTTTGTCGAAGCAGACAGCCAGGGCCTGGACTTTTCCGGGATCATCACCGCGTTGGACAGCATCAGCCAGGCATAA
- a CDS encoding alpha/beta hydrolase — MSEPGAKPPSLFWTLAEGRAVVELGWFYALRMAMTQLPRGDGHSVIVFPGFMASDRSTRPMRGLLEELGYDSHGWDLGRNVRIDSIRERQMNDLLDRVHQLDGRKVSLIGWSLGGVFAREIAKAAPEKVRQVITLGSPISNDRGHSNARHLFEALNGEEPEPLREGRYRQLDEAPPVPTTSILTKTDGVVSWRGSVQKPAPQTDNVVVHASHCGLGVNPMVMYVIADRLAQAESAWEPFDRSGFRRMAFGSIDDA; from the coding sequence ATGAGCGAACCTGGTGCGAAGCCGCCAAGCCTGTTCTGGACACTGGCCGAGGGTCGGGCCGTGGTGGAACTGGGCTGGTTCTATGCGCTGCGCATGGCGATGACCCAATTGCCGCGTGGTGATGGCCATTCGGTTATCGTGTTTCCCGGCTTTATGGCGAGTGACCGTTCGACCCGGCCGATGCGTGGCCTGCTCGAGGAACTGGGCTATGACAGTCATGGGTGGGATCTCGGTCGCAATGTCCGTATCGACAGTATCCGCGAGCGCCAGATGAATGACCTGCTTGACAGGGTGCACCAGCTTGATGGCCGCAAGGTGTCGCTGATTGGCTGGAGTCTGGGTGGCGTTTTCGCCCGCGAAATTGCCAAGGCGGCGCCGGAGAAAGTGCGTCAGGTGATTACCCTTGGCAGTCCGATTTCCAATGATCGGGGGCACAGCAATGCGCGCCACCTGTTCGAGGCGCTTAACGGGGAGGAGCCGGAACCGTTGCGCGAAGGCCGTTATCGCCAGCTCGATGAAGCGCCGCCGGTGCCGACAACATCGATCCTCACCAAGACCGATGGCGTTGTAAGCTGGCGTGGATCGGTGCAAAAGCCGGCGCCGCAAACCGACAATGTCGTGGTCCATGCCAGCCATTGTGGTCTCGGCGTCAATCCGATGGTGATGTATGTCATTGCCGACAGGCTGGCACAGGCTGAAAGCGCCTGGGAGCCATTTGACCGCTCGGGTTTTCGCAGAATGGCTTTCGGTTCGATCGATGATGCCTGA
- a CDS encoding wax ester/triacylglycerol synthase family O-acyltransferase translates to MDASFVALEQPNAPMHIGSILIYDPGTAPGGFVRFKDILEFFRSRMALSKTMRQRLVKVPLNFDYPYWMNDPDFDLEYHVRHVALPKPGDWRQLCIQASRFFARPLDLTRPPWEFCVVEGLDNIEGIPKGSYAMITKVHHSAIDGMSGIDLMDAMHTLTPDTAPPDVPDKWKADRQPDPFGLMLKGYVRAWTNPLRQTGLLAKAAPGLYRAVKGLVKDEFALEPALSAPRTRFNVPVSPHRVVEGQSFSLAEIKALRDLAPGCKINDVFLAIIGGALRAYLEAKGDLADKSLTAMAPISVRTADEKGDMGNQVSAMIVPLGTHIADPSERIDYVFGETQRSKAMTDAIGARQMTEMSKVSPALFMALGAQAYSQLGLANYVKPPYTTVVTNVPGPPVPIYSAGAQLVSMHGLLCLTDGLALGHVVQSYCDQATIAFTACRKVVPDPEFYSQCLRDSFDEMQSALTKAAKPKKPVTKNTPARKSAGQRKKRKKPAST, encoded by the coding sequence ATGGATGCGTCTTTTGTGGCGCTGGAGCAACCAAATGCCCCGATGCATATCGGGTCCATCCTTATCTATGATCCTGGCACCGCCCCCGGTGGTTTTGTCCGCTTCAAGGACATTTTGGAGTTTTTCCGCTCGCGCATGGCACTGTCCAAAACCATGCGCCAGCGTCTGGTCAAGGTCCCGCTCAACTTCGATTATCCCTATTGGATGAACGATCCGGACTTCGATCTGGAGTATCATGTGCGGCATGTCGCGCTGCCCAAACCCGGCGACTGGCGGCAATTGTGCATCCAGGCATCACGCTTTTTCGCTCGCCCGCTCGATCTCACCCGACCGCCATGGGAGTTCTGCGTGGTTGAGGGTCTCGATAATATCGAGGGCATACCCAAGGGCAGCTATGCGATGATCACCAAGGTGCATCACAGCGCCATTGACGGGATGTCGGGCATCGACCTGATGGATGCGATGCACACGCTGACGCCGGATACCGCTCCGCCTGATGTTCCCGATAAATGGAAAGCCGACAGGCAACCCGATCCTTTTGGCCTGATGCTCAAGGGCTATGTTCGGGCCTGGACCAATCCGTTACGGCAGACCGGGCTGCTGGCCAAGGCCGCGCCGGGACTTTATCGCGCAGTCAAAGGCCTTGTGAAGGATGAGTTTGCGCTGGAACCGGCATTGTCCGCACCGCGAACCCGCTTCAACGTGCCGGTGTCACCACATCGTGTCGTCGAGGGGCAAAGCTTCAGCCTTGCCGAGATAAAGGCGCTGCGCGATCTGGCGCCGGGTTGCAAGATCAACGATGTGTTTCTCGCAATTATCGGCGGCGCGCTGCGCGCCTATCTCGAAGCCAAAGGTGATCTGGCCGACAAGAGCCTGACCGCTATGGCACCGATTTCGGTCCGCACGGCCGATGAGAAAGGCGATATGGGCAATCAGGTTTCGGCGATGATTGTCCCGCTGGGCACGCATATTGCCGATCCATCCGAGCGAATTGACTATGTCTTTGGCGAGACCCAGCGTTCCAAGGCGATGACCGACGCCATTGGTGCCCGCCAGATGACCGAGATGAGCAAGGTTTCGCCAGCGCTGTTCATGGCGCTCGGCGCACAGGCCTATTCGCAACTTGGCCTCGCAAACTATGTCAAGCCGCCCTACACCACGGTGGTAACCAATGTTCCCGGTCCGCCGGTACCGATTTATTCGGCAGGGGCTCAGCTGGTGAGTATGCACGGCCTGTTGTGCCTGACCGATGGTCTGGCGCTAGGCCATGTTGTCCAAAGCTATTGCGATCAGGCGACCATTGCCTTCACCGCCTGTCGCAAGGTGGTTCCCGATCCTGAATTCTATTCGCAATGCCTGCGGGATTCCTTTGACGAAATGCAGTCGGCGCTGACCAAAGCGGCGAAGCCGAAAAAACCTGTAACCAAAAATACACCTGCACGAAAGTCTGCAGGACAACGCAAAAAGCGCAAGAAACCGGCATCGACATGA
- a CDS encoding enoyl-CoA hydratase-related protein, giving the protein MPEFETILTEQRDAVTLITLNRPKALNALSSVVLEELIAAFAAFEADNSQRCAVLTGAGDKAFAAGADIKEMYEKAAADFYLEDFFARWTSHLVKAVRKPWIAAVNGFALGGGCELAMMADFIIASDNAKFGQPEIKLGVAPGMGGSQRLTRAIGKSKAMEMCLTGRMMDAEEAERSGLVARIVAHDDLVAETLKTASQIAAMPPMAAKVNKEMVNAAYEMTLDQGLLHERRLFQILTASEDKAEGMAAFIEKREGQWKGR; this is encoded by the coding sequence ATGCCTGAGTTTGAAACCATCCTGACCGAACAGCGCGATGCGGTGACTTTGATCACGCTCAACCGGCCCAAGGCGTTAAATGCATTGAGCAGCGTGGTGCTCGAAGAGCTGATTGCCGCTTTTGCCGCCTTCGAAGCCGACAACAGCCAGCGTTGCGCGGTGTTGACGGGAGCAGGGGACAAGGCCTTTGCCGCCGGCGCTGATATCAAGGAAATGTATGAGAAAGCGGCTGCTGACTTTTATCTCGAAGACTTTTTCGCCCGCTGGACCAGCCATCTGGTAAAAGCCGTACGCAAGCCGTGGATTGCCGCGGTCAACGGCTTTGCCTTGGGTGGCGGCTGTGAGCTGGCGATGATGGCTGATTTCATCATCGCATCGGATAACGCCAAATTCGGCCAGCCTGAAATCAAATTGGGCGTTGCTCCCGGCATGGGTGGCTCGCAGCGCCTGACTCGCGCCATCGGTAAATCCAAGGCGATGGAAATGTGCCTGACCGGGCGGATGATGGACGCTGAGGAAGCCGAGCGTTCCGGACTGGTGGCGAGGATCGTCGCGCATGACGATCTGGTGGCAGAAACATTGAAGACCGCCAGCCAGATCGCCGCCATGCCGCCCATGGCCGCCAAGGTGAACAAGGAAATGGTCAACGCGGCCTATGAGATGACTCTCGACCAGGGTCTGTTGCATGAACGTCGGCTGTTTCAGATCCTGACTGCCAGTGAGGACAAGGCCGAGGGCATGGCAGCGTTTATCGAGAAGCGTGAAGGCCAGTGGAAGGGACGATAA
- a CDS encoding enoyl-CoA hydratase/isomerase family protein has protein sequence MTQDLIITTENRIGRISLNRPKAIHALNLPMCEGMIEALQGWAGDDAIEAVIIDHSEGRGFCAGGDIRMLAESGARDGAEARQFFHTEYRLNHLLFTYAKPVVAFMDGITMGGGVGISQPAKYRIATENTRFAMPETGIGLFPDVGGGWYLPRLEGRVGQFLALTGARLDGAECLAMGLATHYLPSEALDEAKARISENPDRISGILGDLSVTAPEARIMGNIDKINRFFASDIYEDILAALDASDDLWAMKERDTLGTKSPQTCKVALRQLKEGAAMPDFASEMKQEYAIGARVVQRHDFIEGVRALIIDKDNRPKWDPATPEGVTEELLDSIFAPLPENEEWTPLVS, from the coding sequence ATGACCCAAGACCTGATTATCACCACCGAGAACCGTATCGGCCGCATCAGCCTCAATCGTCCAAAGGCTATCCATGCGCTCAATCTTCCCATGTGCGAGGGCATGATCGAGGCGCTGCAGGGCTGGGCCGGAGACGATGCCATCGAGGCGGTTATTATCGATCATAGCGAGGGCAGGGGCTTTTGCGCCGGTGGCGATATCCGCATGCTCGCCGAGAGTGGCGCCAGGGACGGAGCTGAGGCACGGCAGTTTTTTCACACTGAATATCGCCTCAATCATCTGTTGTTCACCTATGCCAAGCCGGTGGTCGCTTTCATGGATGGTATCACCATGGGCGGTGGCGTCGGCATATCGCAGCCAGCCAAATACCGGATAGCGACCGAGAACACCCGCTTTGCCATGCCCGAGACTGGCATTGGCCTGTTCCCCGATGTCGGCGGTGGCTGGTATTTGCCGCGGCTCGAAGGCCGGGTCGGGCAGTTTCTGGCGCTGACCGGTGCACGACTCGATGGCGCGGAATGCCTCGCTATGGGGTTGGCTACACATTATCTGCCGTCCGAAGCGCTGGATGAGGCCAAGGCACGCATCTCGGAGAACCCGGATCGCATCAGCGGGATTTTGGGTGATCTTTCCGTCACTGCACCCGAAGCGCGCATCATGGGCAATATCGACAAGATCAATCGCTTCTTTGCATCCGATATCTATGAAGACATATTGGCCGCACTCGATGCCAGTGACGATCTCTGGGCGATGAAAGAGCGCGATACGCTGGGCACCAAGTCACCCCAGACCTGCAAGGTGGCGCTGCGCCAGCTCAAAGAGGGTGCTGCCATGCCCGATTTCGCCTCCGAGATGAAACAGGAATATGCCATCGGCGCGCGGGTTGTGCAGCGGCACGACTTTATCGAGGGTGTGCGGGCGCTGATCATCGACAAGGACAATAGACCGAAATGGGATCCGGCCACGCCCGAAGGGGTGACAGAGGAATTGCTCGACAGCATTTTCGCACCGCTGCCGGAAAATGAGGAATGGACGCCATTGGTTTCTTAG
- a CDS encoding VOC family protein produces MRLGLVTLVVRDYDEAIGFYVDSLGFSLREDDDLGNGKRWVVVSPDGGAGLLLAKAKNDAEADTIGNQCGGRVGFFLTTEDFDVTAERFHRNGVVFCEKARQESYGKVAVFVDLYGNRWDLIEPKA; encoded by the coding sequence ATGCGGCTCGGCCTCGTTACGCTTGTCGTCCGGGATTATGATGAGGCGATCGGCTTCTACGTCGACAGCCTGGGGTTTTCGCTGCGCGAAGACGATGATCTCGGCAATGGCAAGCGCTGGGTGGTGGTTTCGCCGGACGGCGGCGCCGGCCTTTTGCTGGCCAAGGCCAAAAATGATGCCGAAGCCGATACAATCGGCAATCAGTGCGGAGGCCGTGTCGGCTTCTTTCTGACAACCGAAGACTTTGATGTGACCGCGGAGCGTTTTCACCGGAACGGGGTAGTCTTCTGCGAGAAAGCCCGACAAGAGTCCTATGGAAAAGTTGCCGTATTTGTTGATCTTTATGGAAATCGCTGGGATTTGATAGAGCCGAAAGCATGA
- a CDS encoding acyl-CoA dehydrogenase family protein, translating to MTGQFCLTEDQLAIQDMAQKFTADEITPHAAKWDEDHIFPRDTIKKAADLGFGAIYVSEESGGIGLGRLEAALIMEAMAYGCPSTSAFISIHNMASWMIDRFGDQQLKDRYLPDLVCMDKIASYCLTEPGSGSDAAAMKTTARLEDDHYILNGAKQFISGAGENEVYVLMARTGDAGPKGISCFVLEKGMEGLNFGANEKKLGWHSQPTRQVILDDVRVPATNRVGAEGDGFRFAMMGLDGGRLNIGACSLGGAQRCLDEALAYTGDREQFGQRIIDFQNTQFTLADMATDLEAARALLYLAAAKVTDGEPDKTKFAAMAKRLATDNGSQIVDKALQLFGGYGYLQDYPIERFWRDLRVHSILEGTNQVMRMIISREMMRQ from the coding sequence ATGACTGGACAATTCTGCCTAACCGAAGACCAGCTCGCCATTCAGGATATGGCGCAGAAGTTTACTGCCGACGAGATCACGCCGCATGCCGCGAAATGGGATGAGGACCATATCTTTCCGCGTGACACCATCAAGAAAGCCGCCGATCTCGGCTTTGGCGCGATCTATGTCTCTGAGGAAAGCGGCGGTATTGGTCTCGGGCGGCTCGAGGCGGCGCTCATCATGGAGGCCATGGCCTATGGCTGCCCCTCGACCAGCGCGTTTATCTCGATCCACAATATGGCGAGCTGGATGATAGACCGTTTCGGCGACCAGCAGCTCAAGGACCGCTATCTCCCCGACCTGGTGTGCATGGACAAGATTGCCAGCTATTGCCTGACAGAGCCGGGCTCCGGTTCCGATGCGGCGGCGATGAAGACTACCGCGCGGCTTGAGGACGATCATTATATTCTCAACGGCGCCAAGCAGTTTATTTCAGGTGCCGGTGAGAATGAGGTCTATGTCCTGATGGCGCGCACCGGCGATGCCGGGCCGAAGGGCATTAGCTGTTTCGTGCTGGAGAAGGGCATGGAGGGTCTGAACTTTGGCGCCAATGAGAAGAAGCTGGGCTGGCATTCGCAGCCGACGCGGCAAGTGATCCTCGATGATGTCCGGGTGCCGGCAACCAATCGTGTCGGTGCCGAGGGCGATGGCTTTCGCTTTGCGATGATGGGTCTCGATGGCGGCCGACTCAATATCGGCGCCTGTTCGCTCGGCGGCGCGCAGCGCTGTCTCGACGAGGCGCTGGCCTATACCGGCGACCGCGAGCAGTTCGGCCAGCGGATCATCGACTTTCAGAACACCCAGTTCACTTTGGCCGATATGGCCACCGATCTCGAGGCGGCGCGTGCGCTGCTCTATCTCGCTGCAGCTAAAGTTACCGACGGTGAGCCCGATAAGACCAAATTCGCCGCCATGGCCAAGCGCCTTGCCACCGACAATGGTTCGCAGATTGTCGACAAGGCGCTGCAACTCTTTGGCGGTTATGGCTATTTGCAGGATTATCCGATCGAACGCTTCTGGCGCGATCTCAGGGTGCATTCTATTCTTGAGGGCACCAATCAGGTGATGCGGATGATCATTTCGCGCGAAATGATGCGGCAATAG
- a CDS encoding RidA family protein, with protein sequence MIETQRISSGSPFEDQFGFCRAIRVGPHIHVAGTGPIEDDGQSTQGDISAQARRCFTLIEHSLGELGGGLKDVVRTRMYLTDISEQELAGAVHAEFFGDIRPVATMVGVASLCRPEWRIEVEAEAILTNDLANNMESNS encoded by the coding sequence ATGATTGAAACACAGAGAATCAGCTCAGGGTCACCTTTTGAGGACCAGTTTGGCTTCTGTCGCGCCATAAGGGTCGGGCCGCATATTCATGTTGCTGGCACCGGGCCGATCGAAGACGATGGCCAATCGACACAGGGTGATATATCGGCGCAGGCGCGTCGGTGCTTTACCCTGATTGAACATTCTCTTGGCGAACTCGGTGGTGGATTGAAGGATGTTGTGCGCACCCGTATGTATCTGACCGACATATCAGAGCAGGAACTTGCAGGCGCGGTACATGCCGAGTTTTTCGGCGATATTCGACCGGTGGCAACCATGGTCGGTGTCGCCAGCCTGTGCCGCCCCGAATGGCGCATCGAAGTAGAGGCCGAAGCCATTTTGACCAATGATTTGGCCAATAATATGGAAAGTAATTCATGA
- a CDS encoding CoA-acylating methylmalonate-semialdehyde dehydrogenase, with amino-acid sequence MRLVDHVLAGGHNSSGRTSPIYDPNSGDVQAEVALGDAAVLDKAVEAALAVQPGWAATNPQKRARILYRFKQLVEAHIDELAALLSSEHGKVLADARGDVQRGLDVIEFCCGIPHAVKGEYTHGAGPGIDVYSMRLPLGIGAGITPFNFPAMIPMWMFGPAIATGNAFILKPSERDPSVPVRLTELMIEAGAPEGILQCVHGDKEMVDAIIDHPAIGGISFVGSSDVAHYIYSRGTANNKRVQAMGGAKNHGIVMPDADLDQVVNDLSGAAFGSAGERCMALPVVVPVGEDTADRLREKLLPAIDALRIGISTDPDAHYGPVVTQAHKDKVEGWIQKGVDEGAELVVDGRGFTLQGHEKGFFIGPSLFDHVTPDMESYKEEIFGPVLQMVRAANFEEALALPSQHQYGNGVAIFTRNGHAAREFAARVNVGMVGINVPIPVPVAYHTFGGWKRSAFGDTNQHGMEGVKFWTKIKTVTQRWPDGTADGSNENAFVIPTMG; translated from the coding sequence ATGCGGTTAGTCGATCATGTGCTTGCCGGTGGCCATAACAGCAGCGGACGGACCTCTCCGATCTATGACCCCAATAGCGGCGATGTGCAGGCCGAAGTGGCGCTCGGAGATGCAGCAGTGCTCGACAAGGCGGTTGAGGCGGCGCTGGCGGTACAGCCGGGCTGGGCCGCGACCAACCCGCAAAAGCGGGCACGCATACTCTATCGTTTCAAGCAACTGGTCGAAGCGCATATCGACGAGCTGGCGGCGCTGCTGTCTTCGGAACATGGCAAGGTGCTCGCCGATGCCCGGGGCGATGTGCAGCGCGGTCTGGATGTGATCGAATTTTGCTGCGGCATTCCGCATGCGGTCAAGGGCGAATATACCCATGGCGCTGGGCCGGGCATTGACGTGTATTCGATGCGTCTGCCACTGGGCATTGGCGCAGGGATAACCCCGTTCAATTTCCCTGCCATGATCCCGATGTGGATGTTCGGCCCCGCCATCGCGACGGGTAATGCGTTCATTCTCAAACCCTCCGAGCGTGATCCCAGCGTGCCGGTGCGCTTGACCGAGCTGATGATTGAAGCCGGCGCGCCCGAAGGTATTCTCCAATGTGTCCATGGCGATAAGGAAATGGTCGATGCGATCATCGACCATCCGGCAATTGGCGGAATCAGCTTTGTCGGTTCTTCCGATGTTGCGCATTATATCTATTCGCGTGGCACCGCGAATAACAAGCGGGTGCAGGCGATGGGCGGTGCCAAGAACCATGGCATTGTTATGCCCGATGCCGATCTCGACCAGGTGGTCAATGATCTGTCGGGCGCCGCTTTCGGCTCGGCGGGCGAGCGTTGCATGGCATTGCCGGTGGTAGTGCCGGTGGGTGAGGACACTGCCGACCGCCTGCGCGAGAAGCTGTTACCCGCGATCGATGCGCTACGCATCGGCATCTCGACCGACCCTGACGCGCATTATGGCCCCGTCGTCACCCAGGCGCACAAGGATAAGGTGGAAGGCTGGATCCAGAAGGGTGTAGATGAAGGTGCCGAACTGGTCGTCGATGGCCGTGGCTTCACGCTGCAGGGGCATGAAAAGGGCTTCTTTATCGGACCCAGCCTGTTCGACCATGTTACCCCCGATATGGAGAGCTACAAGGAAGAGATTTTCGGCCCCGTTTTGCAGATGGTACGCGCCGCGAACTTCGAAGAAGCGCTCGCGCTGCCCAGCCAGCACCAATATGGCAATGGCGTCGCGATCTTCACCCGCAACGGCCACGCCGCGCGCGAATTTGCCGCGCGGGTCAATGTCGGCATGGTCGGCATCAATGTGCCGATCCCCGTGCCAGTGGCCTATCACACCTTTGGTGGCTGGAAGCGCTCCGCCTTTGGCGACACCAACCAGCACGGCATGGAAGGCGTCAAATTCTGGACCAAGATCAAGACGGTCACCCAGCGCTGGCCCGACGGCACCGCCGATGGCAGCAATGAGAATGCCTTTGTCATTCCAACCATGGGGTAA